The Lepeophtheirus salmonis chromosome 1, UVic_Lsal_1.4, whole genome shotgun sequence genome has a segment encoding these proteins:
- the LOC121125464 gene encoding uncharacterized protein produces the protein MDIWTREEELIRRNAAIDSRDQGNHGTPLRKSRSISKIPIRGDLSPEKRTQFLLKNDVGLRRSTESRNKETEGEEEEKRRRNRVGAYKDPFYGKETRKKKATDEDLLASLRQENEVLKKEKCVLQRQVDRNIEAESKRKTEVSDLKLRLGESQRLYSNATREIEEKERQNKKHESTIKTLQLRLERQDESLDKSRNEVGELKALNKSTKETFKVEKEEGLAKLKACERDLERMASAYSKQQELVEVLKKQKLHLEAAQVLQFSEEEFLQSLNWKVATSAQAPLPEMTAS, from the exons ATGGATATATGGACAAGAGAAGAAGAATTGATAAGACGAAATGCAGCCATTGATAGTCGGGACCAAGGAAATCATGGGACTCCACTAAGGAAATCC aGAAGCATTTCCAAGATTCCGATTCGTGGGGATCTCTCACCGGAGAAACGCACacaatttcttcttaaaaatgacGTTGGACTTCGAAGATCGACAGAGAGTCGAAATAAAGAGACTGAaggggaagaagaagaaaagagaagaaGGAATAGAGTAGGAGCCTATAAg GATCCTTTCTATGGAAAAGAGACGAGAAAGAAGAAAGCTACGGATGAGGATCTCTTAGCATCTCTACGACAGGAAAATGAGGTGCTTAAAAAGGAGAAATGCGTCCTTCAAAGACAGGTTGATCGTAATATAGAAGCCGAGTCCAAACGGAAGACTGAAGTTTCCGATCTTAAACTAAGGCTTGGAGAGAGCCAAAGGCTCTATAGCAATGCAACTCGTGAGATTGAGGAGAAAGAGAG ACAAAATAAGAAACACGAATCTACGATCAAGACTCTACAACTACGTCTAGAACGACAGGATGAGTCCCTTGATAAGAGTCGCAATGAGGTGGGAGAGCTCAAGGCTTTAAACAaa AGTACAAAGGAGACATTTAAGGTTGAAAAAGAGGAGGGTTTAGCCAAGTTAAAGGCCTGTGAGCGTGATTTGGAGCGAATGGCTTCTGCCTATTCCAAACAACAAGAGTTGGTTGAAGTTCTTAAGAAGCAAAAG TTACATTTGGAAGCCGCTCAAGTCCTTCAATTCAGCGAAGAGGAGTTCCTACAATCTTTAAATTGGAAAGTAGCAACATCTGCTCAAGCACCTCTTCCAGAGATGACGGCATCCTAG